The sequence below is a genomic window from Triticum urartu cultivar G1812 unplaced genomic scaffold, Tu2.1 TuUngrouped_contig_5016, whole genome shotgun sequence.
AACCCAACACGCGTTACCATTACTAGCATGGCCACGTGAGGCCCACTCGTTTCCCGTGCACTCCACGGCCCCCCGTGCGGCCCCACAACCCCCCGCCTGCTTTCCCCTCCCCTATCAAATCCTCACTCCACTCGCCCCGCCCAGCCAGATCTTCCTAGAACCTTCAGCAACCCTAGGGCCCCAGCGGGAGGCctctgccgctgccgccgccatgGCCCCCAACCCCGCCGCAATCGCCCTCCTGGCTGCCCTCGACGGCAATCTCCGCCTCCTCAAGAGTAAGTGCCGTCGGCTCTGCCGCCGTCCCCTGTTATATCCAGTGTCGAATGAAATGATGTGTGATATCGGCTTCTCCATTGTCCCGGACACTCTCGTGTAGCAATGCCTATGTAGCGTGGTCGAATCTGATGTTCTCTCCGGTTACTTTCTGAAAAAATTGGGCGTTAATTCCTTCGGCTTTGTTCTGCAAGTTAGGCAGAAACTGCCAAATTTGTGACTGCATGGATAGATAACTTCTGTATTTAGATCGATCTGGAGCCTCAGACGGTGCAAACGGCTCCCTAGTGCACCACGCTCCCCAGAATGTTCATGATTGTATTATTTGATTTTTGTTGCATCTGCAATTTCTCCATGCTAGAAATGTCCAAAAAGATGGATTTGCGGGAAACAAAGGACCCCAAAGGGCTCAACGCACTCCATTTCGCTGCAAATAAGGGGTCCCTGGAGATTTGCAAGTTCCTGTTGGAGGACGTGGGGGTCGATGTCAACTCGGTATCAAGCGTAGGTAAAATCTGTGCACCAGTAACAGGACTTGTTGCCTATATTAGTACTTAATTAGTACTGAAATGCCGCATTCTCCTTGTAGGTGCGACACCGATGTTTTATGCTGCACTCAAGGGAAATCTTCAGGTTGCCAGATATCTTCTCGATCATGGTAGCGATCCGGCGAAACCTAGTGAGAGGGGCTTAACGCCGCTGCACAATGCAGCAGAGCATGGTGCGTTCCTCATTCTTCAGTTCACTTGGTCTCTGAAATAGATGGAAGGCTTACAGGATAGTACTAGCTTACGAATGTTTTGTATACTATTTAGAAGACTAGAAGCTCCTTCTGTGCTTAATATTTGCTTATATATTTATTGTTCATCTAGGGCATTGTGAGATTGTAAGACTGTTGCTGTCCAAAGGAGTTGACGTGGATGTTATCAATTACCGAGGGACACCATTACATATGACTGCTGCAAAGGGTCAGCATCAGGCCATGAAAATTCTGCTGGAGCATGGTGCTGATGTAAGCTGTTGATTTCACACCTAATTGCATTGCATGCAGAGTtataaaatgaaaaataaaatgTGAAAAATTAGTCACCTGTAGCTTGAGGATGAAATGGTTCGTTCTCGAGATGCATCAGAATACTTGGTGGACATAATTTTAATTATTAATTGGCCATTCATTTGCCTTTACAGCCCAACAGAGTAGTCAATCATATCTTCTCACCACTAATGATGGCATGCTGTGGGAACTCCTTGGAATGCATGAAGCTACTGATTGAGGTCCAGTAACTTGTCTGCCCAATTTAATGTTTTTATGTTTGACTAATCAATTATATCGACCTCTAAACAATTGTTTGGAGCAGAATGCAAGTTAAATGTGCAGATCCTGTCTCTAAAGCTACCTTTGCATTTTGTATTTTCAATTCAATAGGCTGGTGCTGATGTGAATGGTAATAGTAGCTCTGGACCAACTCCTTTAACGGGGGCAGTTGATGATGGCTCAACTGAATTCGCCAAGTTCTTGCTGGAGGCTGGAGCTGACCCTAACATTCCTAACCAGGTAACATAGCTCCGGCTTTGATGATGCTTCTGTTTAGCTATTTTAATGCTTTCATGCTCGCAGTGTCACCTCCCTTGCAGACCTTTGGCTGCATGGTAATCTATTATGCTACTTCTAAGGTATCCCAAGCGAAGAAGTGTGTTGTATACTAACTATAGACCGATCATGCGTCAAGTATTGTGCAACCAGTGTGTATCTGAATACATCTGCTGGACTTTGCAGTCACCTGGTCAGACATTTCATGATTTGAAGCTGTAGTGATAGATTTTTGTGCCAtggttttgattttttttcacaACACATACAACAGGTTCGGAATATCACAGAATCATGATGCCATTGTGCCAGTTACTTCAAAAAAACGTTAGACCAGTAGGTTCAGATCATACCATTGGAATTCCATTATTGAGATGATTCAACAATGGAATTCCAATGGTATGATCTGAACCTACTGGTCTGACGATTTTAGCGAGTGCCACGATTACTCTGAACCTAACAGAATCGCGGCACTCGCTAAAACTTCAGTCATGTTGCTACATCTCCTCCACATTTTGTTAGGTTCAAAATTCTAATACTGCCATCAGGATGAATTGATGAATAACTAGTACGATTTTCTTTTGACGGTATAGTGCAGAGAACTAGGGTGAATCGTGCCTGTCTTCCAATTCATGACTTTGATCATCCACCAAATTCCTTTTTCATACTGTTATATCTTCCATTTTCCATGCGGTGTTATATTACATCTTCCGGTTTTTTTTTGTAACATAGCACGGGGATATTCCAATCAAGAGAGCAGCAGTCCGTGGTCAACGTGAACTTGTTGAGCTTCTGTTTCCTAAGACAAACCCAATTCCATCTGTGCCTGATTGGAGTGTTGATGGGATAATTACAACTATGAAATCTCCACAGACCAGGGTTCAGGTATGTGTGCGATTTGTTACTTGATTGTAGGATaaattgtactccctccgttccgaattgcttgtcttagatttttctagatacggaggtatctagcattaaaatgagtctagatacatccgtatctagacaaatccaagacaagtaattcggaacggagggagtagtttgcTATTTAGATTGGAGTAAGTCATGATGCTCTTATGGATGCATTCCCCTTGAAAAGATTTCCACACAGTGCAAATTCTTATGACCAGTACATACATGATTGCATCCATGGTCTATTCCTGTGACCCCCTTATCTACGTGTTCTTTGTTCTTGATTTATTTCCGCTATGACAACATATCCTAGAAAATATGGTAATTGACACATGGTAATATTGATTATATTGTAGCTGCCATGTTCTCTCTCCAAGCATGTATGTTTTTAATAAATGAATAATGGTAGAAAGATTGAAGTCGCTACATCTGTACCGGCATTGGGAAGCCATTGAACCCACAATTATAGGTTACTCTGCAGGTATTTGATTGGAGGATGTTACACATTAACTGAATTTCCTGTTGAAGTTTGTGTCAGCATTTTTTTATTAGCAAATTGCTCACAAACTTCAGTGGTTCTGGTCATGCGGGCACTTCCTCCAGCCAAGTCAGCAGTGTTAACAGAGGAAACATATGTCATGATTATTATTTTAGGAATTTTGACCAATATATCAAGATTATTATTTTAGGATTTTTGACAAGGAGCACATTTTCAACTGTAGCACCTACTGTGCTGCCTGAATCAGTCACATTCTCTATGCCTTTAAAGTTTAACCAAAATGCCTCTGTTCAGGATAGAGCTTCTGCAGAAGAACGGAAAGCTGATTTGAAGTCACAAGGGAAggaagcatttgcaaagaaggactACTTTACAGCAATGTACTACTATGGACTGGTAAGTGACTAAGTGCATGAACTAAAATAACTTGTTTGGAACAATACAAAATAAGTTCAGAAGAAACAGTAGTTCTaggagagaattccttatttggccCTTCCTTAAAATTTGGTTCCCTTTTTGGCCCTAATAAAAAATTTCTTCCTGTTTTGACACTCAAACTTCATTTTGTTCCCTATGTGACATTTCTGTCAGTTTTGGCAACTAACACTGTTAAATGCGACATGAAAAGTCCATTTTATCCCTGGTGTAGTTTGTGCCGTGCGTTGGTGTGTGTTCTCGCTTGCATCTCAGACCAGCGGAATCGATTCGTACGTGTGTACTTGCGTATCCTCCGGAATAATACATCCAGCAGCCTGCTTGCCTATGAGGCTAGCTTCCATGTACGTGGTGGTCAGATCCCGTTGCAAATAAACGACGACGCAACCTCAGCTTCGTGGATGCTGAAATCGAGGTCGGGACCGGCGGGACTGACGAAGCGGCGGGTGCCGAGCTTGAAACTGTTCTTGGCCATGTCTAGAGCTTGACGGAGAGATGTCCTGAGAAGCAGATTAGGTGGGTGCGCTGCCAGAGATTGAGGAATCACATCGGCTGGTGGTGGTGGGAGGTGCAGCGGTAGGAGGTAGCAGGGGGTTGGGCGCCCGTGCGACGCACATCTCGCGTTGCCTGTGAGGCGCCCGTGACGGTGCCGGGGATGGCCCGCTGGACGACGCTAATTTAGGCGGTGGAGCAGATGATGCTCCGACGGTGGCGCCGATTCGCGGAATCTATGATGGGAAGGGACGAGAAAGAGGGGAGAGCAGCGACGCCAGCTCGAAATTCACCGCCGCGGCCGTCGCTCCCTCAGGGCGGGCACAGGAACGACTCCCCACCATGGCCGCCTCGCCCGTGACCCTCCTTCACTGCGACTTCCACCTCGGCCGCCCCCTCCTCCATGTTGCTCTCCGCGCCGCGCTAGGGTTAGGGCTCAGGGAGAAGGGGATCGGGGGAGAAGGGGAGAGAATCGGGACGGTTCGGCCAGAAAAggtttttctgtttctttttttttCAACGTGCTAAAGCAGGGGTAAATAGGAGTTTTCATCTCGTAGTTGACGGTGTTAACAACAAAGAATGACAAATAGGAGTTTTCATCTCGTAGTTGACGGTGTTAACAACAAAGAATGATGGAAGTGTCATGGAAGGAAGAAAATAAAGTTGTAGTatcaaaaaaggaaaaacaaaatttCTAGGGCCAAAAAAGGAACCAAATTTTTAAAAAGGATCAAATAAGGAATCCCCTCTAGTTCTAGAGCATCAGGTTCAGGATTGAAAGTGCAGTGACTTCAGATTTCCTTGTAGCAGTACAATTTGTTTACTTAATGAGGGTTGGTAAGATTGACGGATGATTCATCATGGTTTATGTTGAAATGTTTGTGAAGGCATGGGTGTCTTACATCAGGATCATACAATAAGAGTAACTACATTTCATTTAGGGTTGACACTTCATCCGCGACACCCTTTTCTGTTCAAGTCTGAT
It includes:
- the LOC125528651 gene encoding poly [ADP-ribose] polymerase tankyrase-1-like, with amino-acid sequence MAPNPAAIALLAALDGNLRLLKKMSKKMDLRETKDPKGLNALHFAANKGSLEICKFLLEDVGVDVNSVSSVGATPMFYAALKGNLQVARYLLDHGSDPAKPSERGLTPLHNAAEHGHCEIVRLLLSKGVDVDVINYRGTPLHMTAAKGQHQAMKILLEHGADPNRVVNHIFSPLMMACCGNSLECMKLLIEAGADVNGNSSSGPTPLTGAVDDGSTEFAKFLLEAGADPNIPNQHGDIPIKRAAVRGQRELVELLFPKTNPIPSVPDWSVDGIITTMKSPQTRVQDRASAEERKADLKSQGKEAFAKKDYFTAMYYYGLVMEIDPLDATLFANRSLCWLRMREGDRALADAQRCKMLRPGWSKAWYREGSALSFMEDYQRAVDAFQEALRLDPDSSEIKKMLSEAKSKATR